Below is a genomic region from Jiangella gansuensis DSM 44835.
CGTCGCTGCAGGACTGCTGGCGCAGCTCGCCGACGCAGCAGTGATCGTCGGCGCAGCCGCAGCAGCAGGCACGGTGGTGACCGCCGTGGCGGTCCACCGGTGGCGGCGTGCGGTCTCGGCCAGTCCGGAGCCCCTCACGCCGTAACTGCCGATTCGAATCGGCAGGAACGCACCGCGGGTTATCAATCCCAGGAGTTGCCGCGCATCGAGTTCACCTCCCTCGGCACTCGTGTGGATCAGTAGTGGTCGTCACCGGTCAGTCCCAGCTGTTTCCGCGCATGGCGAAGCCCTCCCCTCGACAATCGAGACCGGGCAGCGGCCGCTCCGGCCGCAGCGGAACCTTCGCGTGGCGTTGCGTGGTGCCCGGTATTTCCACCTTCGCCCCTAACTGTGGTCGTAAGAGCGGTTGCGCCCGGCCTGCGTGGGCCAGGTCTATTTTGCGTCCTACGTCTTGGTTACACTGTGCCGCACGTCCTCACATTGGGTTGGCGGAGCCCACCGGGCGGAGGAACAGTGCACCGATTGCGATCATGGCTCCGAGGCTGGGCGCTGTTGCGCACACCTCGGCCGAGCCGGATCCTGATTATGGCCGTCAACGCCCTGGCAGTCACTGTCGCCTGCGTGACCCTGATCCTCGTTCCGGTCCCGATCGGGCAGACCGACCTGATCCGCTTCGGAGTGCTCGCCGGATGCGCCTGGGCGGCAACCGAACTCACCCGGCGCGTCGAGCAACGGCGCGCGGTCGCGCATGCTCCCACCGTCGCCCACATCGACTCCGCCGCCGTGTGGGTGATGGCCACCACCATCGTGCTCCCGCCAGCACTGGCCATGACCATGGTGGTCCTGACGAACGCGCTGCTCTGGGACCGCGTCAAGCGTCGCCGGACTCCCCCGTACCGGGCCGTCTACACGACCTCGACCATTCTGCTCGGCACCGAGCTCGCCATCCTCATTCTCGCCACCGGTCTGAGCGCCTACCCGGGCCTACCCACCACGGCCGTCGAGTTCGGCGTCATCGCCCTGGCCGCCGCGGTTGCCTGGGCCGTCAACTTCGGCCTCATCGTGGCCGCGATCGCCACCCACAACCCCACGACCTCAGCTCGCGAGCTGTTCTCCGACCTCTCCGGCCAGGTCCTCGAAGCCGGTGCGGCTGCGCTGGGTGTGCTCGTCGCCGTCACCATCGTGACCACACCGGTGGCCATGCCGGCCGTGCTGGTCGTCATCGCGGCACTTCACCGTGGCAGCCTCGTCACCGGCCTGGAGAAAGCCGCCAGTATCGACGCGAAGACGGGCCTGGCGACGTCTGCCCGCTGGCACCACCATGCCGAGCAGATGCTGGTTCGCGCCCGAGATGCCGGCACCGGCCTCGGCGTGCTCATGGTCGACCTCGACCACTTCAAGAAGATCAACGACACGCACGGCCACCTGTTCGGGGATCAAGTTCTCCGGGCCGTCGCCGACGAGCTCCGCGGCGAGGTCCGGGAGCTCGACGCCTGCGGCCGATGGGGTGGCGAAGAGTTCGCTGTGGTCGTCGCCGACATCGACAGCGACCAGAGCCTGCGGCGCATCGCCGAACGGATCCGGCTCCGCGTTCAGGCCATCATCCTGGACGCCCCCTCCGGCGACACCGCGGACCCGGTGACGATCACCGCCTCCATCGGCGGCATCCACCACACTCCCGACAGCTCAACCACGGTCGACGACCTCGTCGCCGCCGCCGACGCGGCTCTTTACGAGGCGAAGCGGGAACGAAACACCAGCCACGTCTACCTCACGAACCCGCCACCGCCGCAGGAGCCCACCGCTCCAGCACCGGAACGAACCGACCCACCACTGCGCTGAGGACCGCCGCGGCCTGCCGCCGAAACCACCTGGTGAGAGGCCGACGATCGACAGCCGCGCAGGGCGAGAACTCGTGGCAGACCACGTTGAGGTGGATCGTCGCCGTAGCGACCTTGCTGGCGCGCCCGAAGGGATTCGAACCCCTAACCTTCTGATCCGTAGTCAGATGCTCTATCCGTTGAGCTACGGGCGCCCGGCCCGCGGGGCGGACCGATGACCGAGTGTACCGGTCCGGGCCGTCTGGTTGAAATCGGTAACGCAGCTGAGGCGGCAGCCCCTCGGTCACCTGCGACGACAGCACCTATACGGTGTGACGTGTCACGACGCCGTCGCACGCGGAAGGGCCTCACCTCCATGGGTCAGCAGCCGAGCCTCACCATCATCAACGCCCGCATCTTCGACGG
It encodes:
- a CDS encoding GGDEF domain-containing protein, whose product is MTLILVPVPIGQTDLIRFGVLAGCAWAATELTRRVEQRRAVAHAPTVAHIDSAAVWVMATTIVLPPALAMTMVVLTNALLWDRVKRRRTPPYRAVYTTSTILLGTELAILILATGLSAYPGLPTTAVEFGVIALAAAVAWAVNFGLIVAAIATHNPTTSARELFSDLSGQVLEAGAAALGVLVAVTIVTTPVAMPAVLVVIAALHRGSLVTGLEKAASIDAKTGLATSARWHHHAEQMLVRARDAGTGLGVLMVDLDHFKKINDTHGHLFGDQVLRAVADELRGEVRELDACGRWGGEEFAVVVADIDSDQSLRRIAERIRLRVQAIILDAPSGDTADPVTITASIGGIHHTPDSSTTVDDLVAAADAALYEAKRERNTSHVYLTNPPPPQEPTAPAPERTDPPLR